Proteins encoded together in one Camelina sativa cultivar DH55 chromosome 9, Cs, whole genome shotgun sequence window:
- the LOC104711021 gene encoding protein NRT1/ PTR FAMILY 2.3-like isoform X2, which yields MAGSVSSDTEAQSSGDDAGSKRGGWITFPFMIATLLGLSVTSFGWVMNLIVFLIEEFNIKSIAAAQISNVANGCLSMLPVVAAILADSFFGNIPVISASAFISLLGIVLLTLISSLDNLRPRPCETGSILCQSPSKLQLGILYTALALVTTGAGGTRFTLASAGANQYGKPKEQGSFFNWYFLTLYAGAITGATAIVYTQDNASWKLGFGLCAIANLISFIVFVSGKRLYKHDKPMGSPFTSLIRVVVAAIAKRKAVITSKEEDYHSGLEKEGKTLAAVPSKSFRFLNRAALKTEDDNIWRLCSVQEVEDFKAILRVLPLWLSIIFVSTPMVMQTSLVVLQALVTDRGLGPHFQIPAGSLQVIIIFTACIVIMLNNWLVYPTYQKLTHKSLTPLQKVGVGQVLTILSMALSAFVETKRLKTVENEHPMSVLWLFPPLVIVGIGEAFQFPANIELFYGEFPESLRNTATSLTSLVIGISFYLSTALIDVIRRTTAWLPDDINHGRVDNVYWVLVILGVLNFGYFLVCSWFYRYRNLQDNDQKQDQKDVTN from the exons ATGGCTGGTTCAGTTTCTTCTGACACAGAAGCTCAGAGCTCTGGTGATGATGCAGGCAGCAAGCGCGGTGGCTGGATCACTTTCCCGTTTATGATTG CCACGTTGTTAGGCCTATCCGTGACTTCTTTCGGATGGGTAATGAACTTGATCGTCTTCCTAATCGAAGAGTTCAATATCAAGAGCATCGCTGCTGCGCAGATTTCAAACGTTGCTAATGGATGTCTCAGCATGTTGCCTGTTGTTGCAGCCATTCTAGCTGATTCATTCTTTGGAAACATTCCAGTCATCTCGGCCTCAGCTTTCATTTCTCTCCTT GGCATCGTTCTCTTGACCTTGATCTCATCTTTGGACAACTTGAGACCTAGACCGTGTGAAACGGGGTCAATCCTATGCCAGTCTCCGTCGAAGCTCCAGCTCGGGATTTTGTATACAGCTTTAGCTCTAGTGACCACTGGAGCAGGTGGAACGCGGTTCACCTTGGCATCTGCGGGTGCAAACCAATATGGGAAACCTAAAGAACAAGGAAGCTTCTTCAACTGGTACTTCCTTACACTATATGCTGGAGCTATTACTGGTGCAACAGCAATTGTATATACACAAGACAATGCTAGCTGGAAACTCGGGTTTGGTCTCTGCGCCATAGCTAATTTGATCAGTTTCATCGTTTTCGTCTCTGGGAAGAGATTATACAAGCATGACAAACCCATGGGAAGTCCCTTTACGAGTCTGATCCGCGTTGTGGTCGCTGctatagcaaaaagaaaagctGTGATCACatccaaagaagaagactatCACAGTGGGCTGGAAAAAGAGGGCAAGACTTTGGCTGCAGTGCCCTCTAAGAGCTTTAg GTTCTTGAACCGTGCAGCGTTAAAGACTGAAGATGATAACATTTGGAGGCTATGTTCTGTGCAGGAAGTAGAAGATTTCAAAGCCATTCTCCGAGTTCTTCCTCTTTGGCTATCAATCATCTTCGTTAGTACTCCCATGGTCATGCAAACAAGCTTGGTTGTACTCCAAGCTCTAGTCACAGACCGTGGGCTTGGCCCTCACTTCCAAATTCCAGCCGGATCCCTCCAAGTCATAATAATATTCACTGCATGCATTGTTATCATGTTGAACAACTGGCTTGTCTACCCCACGTACCAGAAGCTAACTCATAAGTCGCTGACACCGCTTCAAAAAGTCGGTGTAGGCCAGGTTCTAACCATCCTTAGCATGGCACTCTCTGCATTTGTCGAAACAAAGAGGCTGAAAACAGTTGAAAATGAGCATCCCATGTCAGTGTTATGGTTGTTTCCTCCCCTTGTGATAGTTGGTATTGGCGAGGCCTTCCAGTTTCCGGCGAATATTGAATTATTCTATGGTGAGTTCCCCGAGTCTTTGAGGAACACTGCGACTTCGTTGACTTCACTAGTGATTGGAATCTCTTTCTATTTGAGTACAGCTCTTATCGATGTTATCCGAAGAACCACGGCGTGGTTACCAGATGACATTAACCACGGAAGAGTTGACAATGTTTACTGGGTTTTAGTCATTTTAGGTGTCTTGAATTTTGGCTACTTCCTTGTATGCTCTTGGTTTTACAGATACAGAAACCTCCAGGATAATGATCAGAAACAAGATCAAAAAGATGTTACAAACTAA
- the LOC104711020 gene encoding protein NRT1/ PTR FAMILY 2.3-like, with protein sequence MAALISTTDTEAQSSGDPSSKRGGWITFPFLMATLLGLSITSFGWVMNLIVFLIEEYNIKNIAAAQISNIVNGCFSMLPVVTAILADSFFGNIPVISASAFISFLGIFLLTLITSFDYLRPKPCETGSILCQSPSKLQLGILYAALALVTTGTAGTRVTLASAGANQYEKPKDKGSFFNWYFLTVNTGAIISATAIVYTQDNASWKLGFGICAAANLISFFVFISGKRYYKHDKPMKSPFTSLVRVVVAATVKRKAVISSKEEDYHHNELIEEAMPSKSFRFLNRAALKVEGDLKLSGDDSFNNIWRLCSVQEVEDFKAVLRLIPLWLAIMLVSTPIVVQASMMILQGLVTDRGLGPHFKVPAGSLQVITIISACIVIIINNWLVYPMYQKLTNKPLTPLQKVGIGQVFTILSMAISAVVESKRLKTVGNEHPMSVLWLFPPLVIVGIGEAFQLPANTELFYGEFPESLRNTATSLTSVVIGISFYLSTALIDVIQRTTAWLPDDINHGRVDNVYWVLVIGGVLNLGYFLVCCWLYKYRNLKNDDQEQDP encoded by the exons ATGGCTGCTTTAATCTCTACTACTGACACAGAAGCTCAGAGTTCTGGTGATCCAAGCAGCAAACGCGGTGGCTGGATCACTTTCCCGTTCTTGATGG CTACGTTGTTAGGCCTTTCCATAACTTCTTTCGGATGGGTAATGAACTTGATCGTCTTCTTGATCGAGGAATACAACATCAAGAACATCGCTGCTGCTCAGATTTCAAATATTGTCAATGGATGTTTCAGCATGTTGCCTGTTGTTACAGCTATTCTAGCTGATTCTTTCTTTGGAAACATTCCCGTCATCTCGGCCTCAGCGTTCATTTCTTTTCTC GGCATCTTTCTTTTGACTCTTATTACGTCTTTCGACTACTTGAGACCTAAACCGTGTGAAACAGGCTCAATCCTATGCCAGTCACCATCAAAACTCCAGCTCGGGATCTTGTATGCAGCCTTAGCTCTAGTGACTACTGGAACAGCAGGGACAAGGGTGACTTTAGCATCTGCTGGTGCAAACCAGTATGAGAAACCTAAAGACAAAGGAAGCTTCTTCAACTGGTACTTCCTCACAGTAAATACAGGCGCCATTATTAGCGCGACAGCAATTGTATATACACAGGACAATGCTAGCTGGAAACTCGGGTTTGGTATCTGTGCTGCTGCTAATTTGAtcagtttctttgttttcatctcCGGGAAGAGATACTACAAGCATGACAAACCCATGAAAAGTCCCTTCACAAGTCTTGTCCGCGTTGTAGTTGCTGCTACAGTGAAAAGAAAGGCTGTGATTTCATCTAAAGAGGAAGACTATCATCACAATGAGCTCATAGAAGAGGCCATGCCCTCCAAGAGCTTCAG GTTTTTAAACCGGGCAGCGTTGAAGGTTGAAGGGGACTTAAAACTTAGTGGTGATGACTCATTTAATAACATTTGGAGGCTATGTTCTGTTCAAGAAGTAGAAGATTTCAAAGCGGTTCTTCGACTTATTCCTCTGTGGCTAGCTATCATGTTGGTTAGTACTCCCATTGTGGTGCAAGCAAGCATGATGATACTCCAAGGTCTAGTCACAGACCGTGGGCTCGGGCCTCACTTTAAAGTCCCGGCTGGGTCTCTCCAAGTCATAACAATCATCTCTGCATGTATCGTCATCATAATAAACAACTGGCTTGTCTACCCTATGTACCAGAAGCTAACCAACAAGCCGCTGACACCACTTCAAAAGGTTGGTATAGGCCAAGTTTTCACCATCCTAAGCATGGCCATCTCTGCGGTTGTGGAATCAAAGAGGCTGAAAACAGTTGGGAATGAGCATCCCATGTCTGTGCTATGGCTCTTTCCTCCTCTCGTGATAGTAGGCATAGGTGAGGCCTTCCAGTTACCGGCAAATACTGAATTATTCTATGGAGAATTCCCTGAGTCTCTGAGGAACACTGCCACTTCATTGACCTCGGTGGTGATTGGAATCTCTTTCTATCTTAGCACAGCTCTCATCGATGTGATCCAAAGAACCACTGCATGGTTACCAGATGACATTAATCATGGAAGAGTTGACAATGTTTACTGGGTTCTAGTCATTGGAGGAGTCTTGAATCTTGGCTATTTTCTAGTGTGTTGTTGGCTTTACAAATACAGAAACCTCAAGAATGATGATCAGGAACAAGATCCATAA